The Saccharomyces eubayanus strain FM1318 chromosome IV, whole genome shotgun sequence genome contains the following window.
GAAACATGGCCAACTTAAACTGTCCATCCAGTATATGATACAGAAGATTATGGAATATTTGAGAGACTCGAAAACCCTCGACTTGGACACCAGGATTAAAGTTATTGAAACTATTAGAGTGGTTACTGAGAATAAGATATTTGTTGAGGTGGAAAGAGCTAGAGTAACCAGGGATTTGGTGGAAATCAAGAGGAAAGAAGGTAAGATTGATGAGGCCGCAGACACCTTGTGTGAATTGCAAGTTGAAACTTACGGTTCCATGGAAATGtcagaaaaaattgaatttaTATTAGAGCAAATGGAATTGAGTATATTGAAAGGTGACTACTCCCAAGCCACTGTACTTTCGAGGAAAAtcttaaaaaaaaccttCAAGAATCCTAAATACGAATCATTGAAGCTGGAGTACTATAACCTTTTAATCAAGATTGGTTTGCACAAGAAAGATTACTTAGAAGTTGCCCAATATTTGCAAGAAATATACCAAACGGATGTTATTAGAGTAGATGAGACCAAGTGGAAACCAGTTTTATCTCATATCGTGTATTTCTTGGTTCTTTCACCTTATGGTAATTTACAAAATGATTTGATTCACAAAACGcaaaatgataataatttgaagaaactggAAAGTCAAGAATCTCTAATAAAATTGTTCACCACACACGAATTGATGAGATGGCcaattgttcaaaaaacttACGAACCCGTTTTGAATAAGGATGATTTGGCATTTGGTGGAGAAGCCAACAAGCATCACTGGGAGGATCTACAAAAGAGAGTCATTGAGCACAATTTGAGAGTTATTTCCGAGTACTATTCCAGAATCACTCTATCGAGATTAAACGAATTGCTGGACTTGACAGAAACTCAAACTGAAACTTACATCAGTGATTTAGTCAACCAAGGTATCATATACGCAAAAGTTAATAGACCAGCCAAGATTgtcaattttgaaaaacccAAAAACTCAAGTCAATTACTGAATGAGTGGTCACATAACGTTGACGAATTATTA
Protein-coding sequences here:
- the RPN5 gene encoding proteasome regulatory particle lid subunit RPN5 yields the protein MSRDAPIKADKDYTQIIREEFPKIDLIAHNDYSSALDQLLILEKKTRQASDLASSKEVLAKIVDLLASQSKWDDLNEQLTLLSKKHGQLKLSIQYMIQKIMEYLRDSKTLDLDTRIKVIETIRVVTENKIFVEVERARVTRDLVEIKRKEGKIDEAADTLCELQVETYGSMEMSEKIEFILEQMELSILKGDYSQATVLSRKILKKTFKNPKYESLKLEYYNLLIKIGLHKKDYLEVAQYLQEIYQTDVIRVDETKWKPVLSHIVYFLVLSPYGNLQNDLIHKTQNDNNLKKLESQESLIKLFTTHELMRWPIVQKTYEPVLNKDDLAFGGEANKHHWEDLQKRVIEHNLRVISEYYSRITLSRLNELLDLTETQTETYISDLVNQGIIYAKVNRPAKIVNFEKPKNSSQLLNEWSHNVDELLEHIETIGHLITKEEIMHGLQAK